One window of the Triticum dicoccoides isolate Atlit2015 ecotype Zavitan chromosome 3B, WEW_v2.0, whole genome shotgun sequence genome contains the following:
- the LOC119274202 gene encoding probable serine/threonine-protein kinase PBL28: MATLAVVGHAAAVTQLVGNAFGLICKIKRAVETARQNKLECDLIARRVPTINGVLSSLPLEPEVVAPLKELNSTLQEAHDMVVACRDRSSANLFFRSRRHAECFTQVNLRIMSDISVLNLCLLNIIARRRTTTMATAVPSSGSCSAYLQQTHMVVVVPNCPRMFTLAEITAATNNFAVELGGGCSSGRVYKGRLRDGPEVAVKVLDKHGRQDVEHAFVTELEILFPLRHDHIVRLVGWYTEEKVPMFVYEHEHMSNGTLRDHLVHVGLRTRMRVRLSGGFSSTPARVCWRTRVEVLLGASRAVEHLHCSGIIHLDVSSSNILLDTTWTPRLSGFGAAVLQAPAVAGGQVVEKVVGTPGYLDPEYLDTGRVSPASDVYSFGVVMLEALTGEDPAILQVDSSLMAIRDGKLRDVLDRRPETLPQFEALELMAHTAERCLYPRGKGRPSMPDVVASLEKALGMILIS, encoded by the coding sequence ATGGCGACGCTTGCGGTTGTGGGGCATGCGGCGGCGGTGACGCAGCTCGTCGGCAACGCGTTCGGGCTCATCTGCAAGATCAAGCGGGCGGTGGAGACGGCGCGCCAGAACAAGCTGGAGTGCGACCTCATCGCGCGGCGCGTGCCCACCATCAACGGGGTGCTGTCTAGCCTGCCGCTGGAACCGGAGGTGGTGGCGCCGCTCAAGGAGCTCAACAGCACGCTGCAGGAGGCGCACGACATGGTCGTCGCTTGCCGGGATCGGAGCTCCGCCAACTTGTTCTTCAGGTCCCGCCGCCACGCCGAGTGCTTCACCCAAGTCAACCTCAGGATCATGTCCGACATCAGCGTCCTCAATCTCTGCCTGCTCAACATCATCGCCCGGCGGCGGACGACAACGATGGCCACCGCGGTGCCATCGTCGGGGTCCTGCTCTGCCTACCTGCAGCAGACTCACATGGTGGTTGTAGTACCCAATTGCCCGAGGATGTTCACGTTGGCGGAAATTACGGCGGCGACCAACAACTTTGCTGTCGAGCTCGGCGGAGGCTGCAGCTCGGGGAGGGTGTACAAGGGCCGTCTCCGCGACGGCCCGGAGGTGGCCGTGAAGGTGCTGGACAAGCACGGGCGACAGGACGTGGAGCACGCGTTTGTTACGGAGCTCGAGATCCTCTTCCCCCTCCGCCACGACCACATCGTGCGGCTCGTCGGCTGGTATACGGAGGAGAAAGTCCCCATGTTCGTCTACGAGCACGAGCATATGAGTAACGGCACGCTCAGAGACCACCTGGTGCACGTGGGCCTGCGCACGCGCATGCGCGTGCGCCTGAGCGGCGGCtttagctcgacgccggcgagggtgTGCTGGAGGACCCGCGTGGAGgtgctgctgggcgcgtcccgagcTGTCGAGCACTTGCACTGCAGCGGCATCATCCACCTCGACGTCAGCTCCTCCAACATCCTCCTCGACACCACCTGGACGCCGCGCCTGTCCGGCTTCGGGGCGGCGGTCCTGCAAGCGCCGGCAGTGGCGGGCGGCCAAGTGGTCGAGAAGGTCGTCGGCACGCCCGGGTACCTCGACCCGGAGTACCTCGACACGGGGCGCGTGAGCCCGGCAAGTGACGTGTACAGCTTCGGGGTGGTGATGCTAGAGGCGCTGACGGGCGAGGATCCGGCCATCCTCCAGGTGGACTCCTCGCTCATGGCCATACGGGATGGGAAGCTGCGGGATGTGCTTGACCGCCGCCCGGAGACGCTGCCGCAGTTCGAGGCGCTGGAGCTCATGGCGCACACGGCGGAGCGCTGCCTGTACCCTCGGGGAAAGGGGCGGCCGTCCATGCCGGACGTTGTGGCCAGCCTTGAGAAGGCGCTCGGGATGATTCTCATTAGCTAG